In Notamacropus eugenii isolate mMacEug1 chromosome 1, mMacEug1.pri_v2, whole genome shotgun sequence, one genomic interval encodes:
- the BPIFB3 gene encoding BPI fold-containing family B member 3: MFSILSVVLFFGLLTPSQELLETVGTIARIDKDELASAVQNSLVGGPILQNVLGTVTSLNQGLLGSGGLLGGGGLLGFGGIVGAVQQVSGLKIEELTLPKVSLNLLPGFGVRLNLLTKVGLHGSGPLGSLLQLSAEVNVSSKLALGISPRGTPILIVKSCDTLLGHISLLSGLLPTPLFGVVEQTLFQVLPRLLCPIVESILVVVNELLSAVLGLVPLGALGTVEFTLATLPIISNQYIQLDFNPVVKSVSGNLIDFPEPRKPIKLPPKEDHTSQVTVPSYLFNTVFALLQTNGALDLDITPELVPSRVPMTTTALAGLLPTALGTLPPNHPLMITLRVREVPAFVLKSGKASLPLPVTMEVFVYHPHGIPDSLFSLNSVLTLSAHLATSATKLHVSLSLERLSAKLASSYSANFDVSHLEEWLSDVLRATYLPKLNVHLDGGIPLPKILNVNFANAALEIIDNAVLLTVASRG, from the exons ATGTTCTCCATCCTCTCTGTGGTCCTATTCTTTGGGTTGTTGACTCCATCACAAGAACTACTAGAAACAGTCGGGACAATTGCACGGATTGATAAAGATGAACTGGCTTCAG CTGTCCAGAATTCCCTAGTGGGTGGTCCCATCCTACAGAATGTGCTGGGGACTGTCACATCCTTGAATCAAGGGCTACTTGGGTCTGGAGGGCTGCTTGGAGGAGGGGGCCTGCTCGGTTTCGGTGGGATAGTCGGAGCTGTGCAACAAGTCTCCGG GTTGAAGATTGAAGAACTCACGCTCCCCAAGGTATCCCTGAATCTACTGCCAGGATTTGGGGTGCGGTTAAACCTGCTGACCAAAGTTGGCCTCCATGGATCAGG CCCCCTGGGGAGCCTCTTGCAACTGTCAGCTGAAGTGAACGTGTCATCCAAATTGGCTTTGGGAATAAGTCCCAGGGGCACACCAATCCTCATTGTGAAGAGTTGCGATACCCTTTTGGGTCACATCAGCCTGCTATCTGG ACTGCTGCCAACCCCACTCTTTGGTGTGGTGGAACAGACACTCTTCCAGGTGCTGCCCAGACTG CTGTGTCCCATCGTGGAAAGCATCCTGGTGGTGGTGAATGAGCTTCTGAGCGCTGTGCTGG gTCTTGTCCCCCTTGGTGCCCTGGGCACTGTGGAATTCACACTGGCTACCCTGCCCATCATCTCCAACCAGTATATCCAGTTGGATTTCAAT CCTGTGGTTAAGAGTGTGTCTGGTAACCTGATCGACTTCCCTGAGCCTCGAAAGCCTATCAAGCTGCCCCCAAAGGAGGATCACACCTCCCAGGTGACAGTGCCATCGTACCTCTTCAACACTGTGTTTGCACTCCTGCAGACCAATGGGGCCCTGGATCTTGACATCACACCTGAACTG GTTCCGAGCAGAGTCCCCATGACAACCACAGCTTTGGCAGGGCTGCTTCCCACG GCCCTGGGAACTCTGCCCCCAAACCATCCTTTGATGATCACATTGAGAGTAAGGGAGGTACCAGCATTTGTGCTGAAGAGTGGGAAAGCCTCTCTGCCCCTCCCTGTGACTATGGAGGTGTTTGTTTACCACCCCCATGGGATCCCTGATTCCTTATTTTCGCTGAATTCG GTCTTGACCCTGAGTGCTCATCTGGCTACCTCAGCAACTAAACTCCAcgtgtctctctctctggaacG ACTCAGTGCCAAGCTGGCTTCTTCCTATTCTGCTAACTTTGAT GTTTCGCATCTGGAAGAATGGCTCAGTGATGTCTTGCGGGCGACCTACTTGCCAAAACTCAATG TGCATTTGGATGGAGGCATCCCTCTACCTAAGATCCTCAATGTCAACTTTGCAAATGCTGCTCTGGAGATCATTGAT